tttttctctcatggccttcaaggttttgttcttattttgtatttcagtcattttcattataatgtgtcttggtgtggttCTGCTGCAGTTTGAGACATTTGGGGTCCTgcaagcctcctgtatttgatttttcatttcattctttaggtttggcaAATTTCTtgatatgtcattgaaaagattgtgcattcctttggtttgtctctgctccttcttctatcccaataattcttaaatttcatattttcatgttatcccataattcttggaagttctgttcatggattcatACCATCATCTCTGCATGGTCaatattattttcagtattaaatattttgtcttcatggtCTGAGATTCTCTCTTCCAATTCATCTTGCCTGCTGGTGattctttcctttgaatttataatttgatttagtCATTCCTTCATTGCAAGGTTTCCagcttgttttgtattttcacaatctctaactctttattcaaatgatctttcacttcctgtattttctcttcagttttaCTCCTTATACCATTGTTTACTTCAcagattaactatgtacattctaaactccttcttggacatttcttctgttttgtcaGTGACTTCTCTTATTGGTGCAGCTTGGTTTGTTCATGCCCTttggtttccttgtttttttttttttttttatcttgcctgtgtgttttcccatctactTGTATAGATCTGAGGCAAttcagattctaccctgtagacctatattgtcactgaagatGTCATGTACCCTGCCTCTACGAgagagaccaatatcaacagcacccagtTCAAACAATTTACATCTCAAATCTAATAGCTCCAGTAAGGTGTGCACTGCCCTGTTGCTGCAAACAACAATGATAAGTTGACTGttcacaataaaaacagtaaatttgctaAATGGATTTgcaatctcaaatagtggacaaagaaagaacagaaacagtgtaGGACGTGGAGTTCATGAGTGAGAGAGAAGCCAtaagcaaaaatccacaggagGATTGGAAGATGAATCAACAGATATTGAAtattaggtggagaaaaggtagaaagggaatctaggaagacaaACAACTGAGAGGAAGaataaatgtgaagagaaaaaattaaaaatataagaatatacaacagaaGTGCAACAGACTATGCATATATCAccatcttcaacaaactgatgcacaaaaaatGTGCTCTAAATGTGGGGAGAGatggcaaagaagaaaaaatagtaataaaataaatctcagtggaaagtTGAGAAACTGTCTGTGGCAGCATCCAAAAGCTTCttagccctgtctctgactttccacaagactgcctggcccagacaggccttggcagacccagtcactatctcaCCAATCTGGGCCTCACATGTCCTGTGTTCAGCCACAttgcaatcccaagatctcagtgccactggaatttggagatagaccaccagggatgagcaatcctgagagacaGGACCTAGATGGTGGCAACCCACACTCCCAAGAGGAGACCCCAGTTCAGCCAAGCCATAGACACTGTGACACTGAGCCTCCTGGTCCTTTCCAGTGTCCCCATACAGTTGTGCCCaaagatggcagtggcagcaaacccaTTGGAACCCCAAACAAACCCCAGGCTTTGGCTGccatctcaaaatggatgtggCCACATGTGACCAAACCTTgagtctccctggcagcagaCCTCTGGGCAGTGATGGAAATGGTAGTAGCAGGAGTCAGTGGTAGCTGGTGGGGGGTTCACCAGCACCTATAGGCAGGGTATTGGCAGCAGGAAGGGGGATTGGCAGCCCTGGCAGCAGAGTCAGCTCTgactgcagctgcagcagcacccagagaggagatCTCCTGGGATCAGAACAGCTTTGGCAGCAGCAGTGTCAACAGTAGCAGCAGAGGTGACAGCAGTGTAGATGGCAGCCGGGCTTCTGAGGCAGCGTCTAGGGCAGCAGACCTCTGAGCATTGGCATCAACATCAGCAGCACCTGGAAaaaagacctctgggcacctgTGGCAGCAGCATCTGGGGGCAGGTGCACTGCAAGAGAAAACCTCTGGGCCATGGCAGCTCTGCCTGTGACAGTGGGGCCCAGAAAAGTGATCTGCATTTGCCCCTCGTGGTAGCTAAGAAAACACCTCTGGGATAGTGGGCTCAGGGGCAGCTGCACCCCGCCTCCCAGATAAGTGATATTAACATTATTTACATTGTGCTGGctctgcaggaatgcagggtgCTCAAGTTAATAAATCATGGAGTTTTCCACCATTGTCTCAAAACAGGCCTGACAGGCCAGGCAAACTGGCAGGGTCTGTGGTCCTGACAGGGTAACAGGAAAAGCTGTGAAGGTGAAGCCAAAGTTGAAATGACATACCCAGAAATTAAAATGAGTACGTTGCAGATTGGGCTCTGGGTGCCCAGGGGTCCTATTCCTACTGGCAAGGCACCAGGTGTACACAAAGCCGAGGAGACTGAGCTCCCCACATCCCACATGGCACTGTGCTGGCTGGACAGATCCACCCTGGCTGCAGACACAGGGGGAGTGAAACCAAGGCAGAGATGGGAGAAACCAAGGAAAAATTTACTTCTGTTCCATGTTGAGAACAAGCAACACTCAGGAGTGAGTACTTGGCAGTTAAAGTCCAAAAGCATATCTGAGCCTCATATTTATTCTCCTCAGCAAATTGCAATCTCATCCAAAAAGTCAGCTAGCCCAGAAAATGATTGATTATTTCTGTGAAGCGCACAGCAAGACCAGAGAGTCCATAAAACTGCTTTATGGCAATTGCTGTGACAGTCAGGGGTACTATAGGAACACAGGGACCATTGGGGACATCTGAAGTTTATGCATATAAAACATGTGATAGTTCTTCATCCTGCTTCCTATTGCTTTAAAATTCTTACTTTCAAATCACTTTTACTTACAATATGTGTAGAAAATGCACAAAATACTCTGCACAGAAATTCCAGAGAAGGCAAATAAATACACTcaaattaaggaagaaatataacatgaaaaataTCACCATAGGTGATATGTAAGTAGATAGGAACTTATCTGTATGAATGATACacattcaaatatattaataactgtataaaataaatgattcaatATCACATATAAATTTCAttgaagaattttgaatattatgtTCTCTTTTTCGATGATTTTTAGCACTTTTTTACTCAACATATTTGTGGTGTGACTATGAAGATGTCTGTGTCcagtatgaaaaatataaaatgttgatatgctaCAACATTTGGAAACACATTATGAATATCACCATAATATTTTTCTGTGGTGTATTCATTAtagtaattaataatttttaaactgtaaaattgtgatttaaaaaataaataactttttcttcCAACCCAAATAATTCTTTGCAGTTTTGAAAtgctttatttctcattcatttccttattttaaactctatcagcccctcccccagccaccAGTGGGGGACCTGCTGGGCTGTTCTGTGCAGCTCCCTCTCCTGGCTGGGTTGAGCCGGGCATCAACCCAACAGGACATTCCCTGACCCGGCTGGCTCATATCTCCCCAGAGGCAGAGCACACTGGCCTCCAACAGTGCACCTGCCAGTGGTCCCAACCCAGCAGGAGAAGTGGACATGAGGTTGGCAGGCCCACTCTGCATCATGGCCTTAGTTGTCACTGTGGGTCTCACCTGGATCGTAGTTGGCATCCTCCTGGGTGAGTCTACCAGTGGATTTCCTCGCATCCAGCAATTCCTCAACAACTCAGAAAGCTCTGTGACTGCAGAACCATGGGCCAGGAAGTACACATGTGGCCTGCCCCAGCCATGTCCTGAGGAGCACCTGGCCTTCTGCATGGTCAGTGGGGCTGCCAAtgtctttgaactcaagatctgcCTTGAGGACAGGATGCTCATGAGCAGTGTCAAGGACAATGTGGGCCCTGGGCTGAACATTGCCCTGGTGAATGGCGTCAGCAGTGAGCTCATTGAGACTGGTGCCTCCAACATGTGGGCTGGAGATGTCAATGATCTGTTGAAGTTCATTCGGCCACTGCATGAAGGCACCTTGATGTTTGTGGCGTCCTGTAATGACCCAGTCACCAAGATGAATGAAGAGACCAGGAAGCTTTTCAGTGACCTGAGCAGCAGGAATGTCAAGGAGCTAGCTTTCCACAACAGCTGAGTGTTTGTGGGGGTATAGGGTGTGCAGAACAGTAGCCCCCTTGAGCAGCATGTGAAGAACAGTAAGCACACCAACAAGTATAAGGGCTGGCCtgaggcactggggatggaaGGTTGCATCCCACAGAGAAGTGTGGCCAGGTAGCACAACCACGCACCAGGACCAGACCAAGGGAGGCTGCCTGGTGCCAGCCCAGGGTCAAGGCCTCACCCCTGCCCAAGCAGGaggctccccagccccaacacagCAGGGCTCTGAGGCAGTGACCACAAGGCCCCAAGATGATGGAGATGTGGAGCTGGCCATCGTACTTTGTCCTAGGAGCCCAGGTACCCATGTCCTTTTCCTAAAGCTGGCCCCACAGTCAGCTCCCTCTCCATCTTTCTTCCTCCACTCCTGGCCTCTCCTTCCCTATTCCCCTGGCTGCAGAGGCTCTCGGTGCCCATCCTTCTCACTGTAGCAGCCACTTCACAGGTTGGGCATCTTCCAGAACCTCTCCCTGCTGGACCCACTCACTATCTTGTGGTCCAAAC
This DNA window, taken from Sciurus carolinensis chromosome 19 unlocalized genomic scaffold, mSciCar1.2 SUPER_34, whole genome shotgun sequence, encodes the following:
- the LOC124973514 gene encoding LOW QUALITY PROTEIN: protein FAM3A-like (The sequence of the model RefSeq protein was modified relative to this genomic sequence to represent the inferred CDS: substituted 2 bases at 2 genomic stop codons), whose translation is MRLAGPLCIMALVVTVGLTWIVVGILLGESTSGFPRIQQFLNNSESSVTAEPWARKYTCGLPQPCPEEHLAFCMVSGAANVFELKICLEDRMLMSSVKDNVGPGLNIALVNGVSSELIETGASNMWAGDVNDLLKFIRPLHEGTLMFVASCNDPVTKMNEETRKLFSDLSSRNVKELAFHNSXVFVGVXGVQNSSPLEQHVKNSKHTNKYKGWPEALGMEGCIPQRSVAR